GGTCGACCGGAAGCAGGAGTTCATGATCGACGCGCCCACCGTGGTCGTGCTGGGCGTCCCGGGGATGAGGATGGCGCCAACCGTGGAGGCGCCCTCGTTGGTGGCGGCGCCGCCGCAGCTGATGGACCGGTTGTAGTAGTCCGAGTGGCGGAAGCCGACCGCGTGGCCGAGCTCGTGGGTGATGACGTGCTCGTTCACGTCAACGCTGTAGGTGTTCAGCCCGGTGCCGATGTTGATCGTCCCGTAGGGCTTGCCGCCCGAGGGGAAGCCAGCGGAGCCGCCGGCGCCGGACATGGTCGTCGCGGTGATGTTCGCGGTGCAGCCGGTGGTCGGTCCACGCGCGAAGGTGATGCGGAGCCCCAGGGAGTTGTAGTTGGCGATCGCCTGATCGAGGCCCTGGCTCAGCCGGGTGTAGCTGTTGAACGTGGAGGTGGGGTTGACGCAGATCTTCGTCACGGTGGTGCCGACGAGATTGGTCGTCCTGTACTGCTCCGCGCTCCCCTCACCAGACTGGAGCATCTCCTCGGACGCCTCGAGGGTCACGTGAGCGTCGAGCCCCACGTACACGGCGTTGTCGACGACCATGATGTCGTCGGCCGGAAACCCGGCCTTGACCAGGTTGGAGACGATCTGCTCGTTCTCGCTCTGCAGGTCGGTACCGCAGCCGACGAGAGCAACACCCGCCAGCAACGCCATCGAAAGCTTACGCATGGAGGCTTCCTTTTCGGGG
This is a stretch of genomic DNA from Archangium violaceum. It encodes these proteins:
- a CDS encoding zinc-dependent metalloprotease, giving the protein MRKLSMALLAGVALVGCGTDLQSENEQIVSNLVKAGFPADDIMVVDNAVYVGLDAHVTLEASEEMLQSGEGSAEQYRTTNLVGTTVTKICVNPTSTFNSYTRLSQGLDQAIANYNSLGLRITFARGPTTGCTANITATTMSGAGGSAGFPSGGKPYGTINIGTGLNTYSVDVNEHVITHELGHAVGFRHSDYYNRSISCGGAATNEGASTVGAILIPGTPSTTTVGASIMNSCFRSTETGEWTSSDITALNYLY